A genomic window from Nocardioides rotundus includes:
- a CDS encoding LLM class flavin-dependent oxidoreductase, with amino-acid sequence MSGLRLHWFLPTSGDSRSLVGAGQGVPGDVRTGLQETVGDGFRPPTIDYLADVARTAEKLGFEGVLTPTGTFCEDAWLTTAALIRETSRLKFLVAFRPGVINPVLAAQMAAAYQRISEGRLMVNIVTGGEPREQARFGDIASKEERYARTEEFLRVVRGTWHEAPYDFTGRFFDVRGALVSGGVDPAPSIYFGGSSGPAGPVAAKHADVYLTWGEPPEQVAEKIAWMRELAAAEGRTLRFGLRVHTLSRDTSEEAWQHAQWLLDGLDPATVARAQEALAQSESTGQQRMSALRGGRSTFTSAHDLEVAPGLWAGVGLVRGGAGTALVGSHEEVAESLAAYHRLGIDEVILSGYPHVEEAYWFAEGVMPALRRRGLLGGDAVPAPRAAG; translated from the coding sequence ATGAGCGGCCTGCGTCTGCACTGGTTCCTCCCCACCTCCGGGGACAGCCGCTCCCTGGTCGGCGCCGGACAGGGCGTCCCCGGGGACGTCCGGACCGGGCTGCAGGAGACCGTCGGCGACGGCTTCCGGCCGCCGACCATCGACTACCTCGCCGACGTGGCACGCACCGCGGAGAAGCTGGGCTTCGAGGGGGTGCTGACCCCGACCGGCACGTTCTGCGAGGACGCCTGGCTGACCACCGCCGCGCTGATCCGCGAGACGTCGCGGCTGAAGTTCCTCGTCGCCTTCCGCCCCGGAGTCATCAACCCGGTGCTCGCCGCGCAGATGGCCGCGGCCTACCAGCGGATCTCGGAGGGCCGGCTGATGGTCAACATCGTCACCGGCGGCGAGCCGCGCGAGCAGGCCCGCTTCGGCGACATCGCGTCGAAGGAGGAGCGCTACGCCCGGACCGAGGAGTTCCTGCGGGTGGTCCGCGGGACCTGGCACGAGGCGCCGTACGACTTCACCGGCCGGTTCTTCGACGTCCGGGGCGCACTGGTGAGCGGCGGGGTCGACCCCGCACCGTCGATCTACTTCGGCGGCTCCTCGGGGCCGGCGGGCCCAGTGGCGGCGAAGCATGCCGACGTCTACCTCACCTGGGGCGAGCCGCCGGAGCAGGTCGCGGAGAAGATCGCCTGGATGCGCGAGCTGGCCGCCGCGGAGGGGCGGACGCTCCGCTTCGGCCTGCGCGTCCACACCCTGTCCCGCGACACCTCCGAGGAGGCCTGGCAGCACGCCCAGTGGCTGCTCGACGGGCTCGACCCGGCGACCGTCGCGCGGGCCCAGGAGGCGCTGGCGCAGAGCGAGTCCACCGGGCAGCAGCGGATGTCCGCCCTGCGCGGTGGTCGCTCGACCTTCACCTCCGCCCACGACCTGGAGGTCGCTCCCGGGCTCTGGGCCGGCGTCGGCCTGGTGCGCGGAGGCGCCGGTACGGCGCTGGTCGGGAGCCACGAGGAGGTCGCGGAGTCGCTGGCGGCCTACCACCGGCTGGGCATCGACGAGGTCATCCTCTCCGGCTACCCGCACGTGGAGGAGGCCTACTGGTTCGCCGAGGGCGTGATGCCCGCGCTCCGCCGGCGCGGGCTGCTGGGCGGGGACGCCGTACCTGCGCCGCGGGCGGCCGGCTGA
- a CDS encoding DUF4153 domain-containing protein gives MADPRPLDPVRSIKTKLGLLVAVSVVAAGLLVALGSASGVPWWLTLPVSVALALGLTQLLAAGMTAPLRQMTDAAGAMSRGDYSVRVHTLATDEVGRLAAAFNAMAADLSDLDRERRDLVATVSHELRTPLTAMTALLENLADGVVPADAEQLGRALAQAERLRDLVADLLELSRLEAGVAALDVRDVELAALVAAATEEVRAAGRTVEYDARVPAALDVRADPARLRQVLVNVLDNAGRHAPARTAVRIDAGEDDRGWWLEVADAGPGVAPEQRERVFERFGTDAAGGGTGVGLAIARWAAQLHGGTLRFLDPVPGEPGARLRLALPAIPPSPRGEKRGDEQRRQEKPVAMTQTPPPPSPPPPSAPTGGVSGGPTDLVRRRWPERPGLPGPRVVLGAALVGLLAGATLLDTWPGLAWALVLWAAGAAALVTARHRRDPFTLLCSVLAALLVLPLVLLDTTPVIGLCVLAAAAVFLVGTARGRSVPGFVLSWAAWPLSALRGLPWLGRSVRISGSSSVAPAVVRTIAWSVLGIAVFGLLFASADALFASWVDAVVPDLTFGSAVLRGFIAAGVGGLTLAGAYAALNPPRVETERTEAPALRNRFEWLAPVLLVDAVFVAFLAAQATAAFGGHAYLERTTGVTYADYVHQGFGQLTVATGLTLVVVAVAARYAGRSPADRRWLRASLGLLCLLTLVVVASALYRMHVYQEAYGFTRLRLVVDVFEGWLGVVVILVMVCGLLGRGTWIPRLGLVTGAVALLGLAAINPDAWVAEQNIDRFEASGRLDLTYLGALSADAAPVIVDRLPEEAAVCVLADLPDEQLSAAIREDLWSWNLGRQRAEASVDALDPARVDGQGCGNLVESYARDR, from the coding sequence ATGGCTGACCCGCGGCCGCTCGACCCGGTCCGCTCCATCAAGACCAAGCTCGGCCTCCTCGTCGCGGTCTCCGTCGTCGCGGCCGGGCTGCTGGTCGCGCTGGGCAGCGCCTCGGGAGTCCCGTGGTGGCTGACCCTGCCGGTCTCCGTGGCGCTCGCCCTGGGCTTGACCCAGCTGCTTGCGGCCGGCATGACCGCGCCGCTGCGCCAGATGACCGACGCCGCGGGGGCGATGTCCCGGGGCGACTACTCGGTGCGCGTCCACACGCTCGCCACCGACGAGGTCGGTCGGCTCGCCGCCGCGTTCAACGCGATGGCTGCCGACCTGTCCGACCTGGACCGGGAGCGGCGCGACCTGGTCGCCACCGTCTCCCACGAGCTGCGCACGCCGCTGACCGCGATGACGGCACTGCTGGAGAACCTCGCCGACGGGGTCGTCCCGGCCGACGCCGAGCAGCTGGGCCGGGCGCTGGCGCAGGCCGAGCGGCTGCGCGACCTGGTGGCCGACCTGCTCGAGCTCTCCCGGCTGGAGGCGGGCGTCGCCGCGCTCGACGTCCGGGACGTCGAGCTGGCGGCGCTGGTTGCCGCGGCGACCGAGGAGGTGCGGGCCGCCGGACGCACGGTGGAGTACGACGCCCGCGTCCCCGCCGCGCTCGACGTCCGGGCCGACCCCGCCCGGCTGCGGCAGGTCCTGGTGAACGTCTTGGACAACGCCGGCCGGCACGCACCGGCCAGGACCGCCGTACGCATCGACGCAGGGGAGGACGACCGCGGCTGGTGGCTGGAGGTCGCCGACGCCGGGCCCGGTGTCGCGCCGGAGCAGCGGGAGCGGGTCTTCGAGCGGTTCGGCACCGACGCCGCCGGTGGCGGCACCGGCGTGGGCCTGGCGATCGCCCGGTGGGCGGCGCAGCTGCATGGGGGGACGCTGCGCTTCCTCGACCCGGTGCCGGGGGAGCCGGGGGCGCGGCTGCGGCTCGCGCTCCCGGCGATCCCCCCGAGCCCCCGCGGCGAGAAGCGAGGAGACGAACAGCGACGACAGGAGAAGCCCGTGGCGATGACCCAGACGCCCCCGCCGCCCTCGCCGCCCCCGCCGTCCGCGCCGACGGGCGGGGTCTCGGGCGGGCCGACCGACCTGGTGCGCCGGCGCTGGCCCGAGCGCCCCGGACTCCCCGGGCCGCGGGTCGTGCTGGGCGCCGCCCTGGTCGGCCTGCTCGCCGGGGCGACCCTCCTCGACACCTGGCCGGGACTCGCCTGGGCGCTGGTGCTCTGGGCCGCCGGCGCCGCCGCCCTCGTCACCGCCCGGCACCGCCGCGACCCGTTCACGCTGCTGTGCTCGGTGCTGGCGGCCCTGCTCGTGCTTCCTCTGGTGCTGCTCGACACGACGCCGGTGATCGGGCTGTGCGTGCTCGCGGCGGCCGCGGTCTTCCTCGTCGGGACCGCCCGGGGACGCAGCGTTCCCGGTTTCGTGCTGTCGTGGGCGGCCTGGCCGCTCTCGGCGCTGCGGGGGCTGCCGTGGCTCGGCCGGTCGGTGCGCATCTCCGGGTCGTCCTCGGTCGCGCCGGCGGTGGTGCGCACGATCGCCTGGTCGGTGCTCGGGATCGCGGTGTTCGGCCTGCTCTTCGCTTCCGCCGACGCCCTCTTCGCCAGCTGGGTGGACGCCGTGGTGCCCGACCTCACCTTCGGCAGCGCGGTGCTCCGCGGCTTCATCGCCGCCGGCGTCGGCGGCCTGACCCTCGCCGGGGCGTACGCCGCACTGAACCCGCCGCGCGTCGAGACCGAGCGGACGGAGGCCCCGGCGCTGCGCAACCGCTTCGAGTGGCTCGCGCCGGTGCTGCTGGTCGACGCCGTCTTCGTCGCCTTCCTCGCCGCACAGGCGACGGCCGCGTTCGGCGGGCACGCCTACCTCGAGCGGACCACGGGCGTCACCTACGCCGACTACGTCCACCAGGGCTTCGGCCAGCTCACCGTCGCCACGGGGCTCACCCTGGTCGTGGTCGCGGTGGCGGCGAGGTACGCCGGCCGGTCGCCGGCCGACCGCCGGTGGCTGCGCGCCTCGCTGGGCCTGCTGTGCCTGCTCACCCTGGTCGTGGTCGCCTCGGCGCTGTACCGGATGCACGTCTACCAGGAGGCGTACGGCTTCACCCGGCTGAGGCTCGTGGTCGACGTCTTCGAGGGCTGGCTCGGGGTGGTGGTGATCCTGGTGATGGTGTGCGGGCTGCTGGGGCGCGGCACCTGGATCCCCCGGCTGGGCCTGGTCACAGGAGCGGTCGCCCTCCTCGGGCTGGCGGCGATCAACCCGGACGCCTGGGTGGCCGAGCAGAACATCGACCGCTTCGAGGCGAGCGGCCGGCTCGACCTGACCTATCTCGGCGCACTGTCGGCCGACGCCGCGCCGGTGATCGTCGATCGGCTGCCCGAGGAGGCCGCCGTCTGCGTGCTGGCGGACCTGCCGGACGAGCAGCTCAGCGCCGCCATCCGCGAGGACCTCTGGTCCTGG
- a CDS encoding ABC transporter ATP-binding protein has product MALLKSRSTPPADHLPTDGPVVRVADHNRAFGDNHVLRDIDLEIAPGEFVVMLGRSGCGKSTLLRSIAHLDPAPAEEVQVRGRSSVAFQEPRLLPWRRVRQNVALALLNSPEARDRDRLAEATLAEVGLSAKLDAWPRELSGGQAQRVSLARALVSNPALLLLDEPFSALDALTRIDMHQLVIELWRRHSMAVLLVTHDVDEALALADRVVLMDSGRLARSWELTMPCTDREPSRPEIAEARAEIMHALGVQPLPPNPRRQQLEKQGAA; this is encoded by the coding sequence ATGGCGCTCCTGAAGTCCCGCTCCACCCCGCCCGCCGACCACCTGCCGACCGACGGACCGGTGGTCCGGGTCGCCGACCACAACCGCGCCTTCGGCGACAACCACGTCCTGCGCGACATCGACCTGGAGATCGCCCCCGGCGAGTTCGTGGTCATGCTCGGCCGCAGCGGCTGCGGCAAGTCCACCCTCCTGCGCAGCATCGCGCACCTGGATCCGGCGCCGGCGGAGGAGGTGCAGGTGCGCGGCCGTTCCTCGGTCGCCTTCCAGGAGCCGCGACTGCTGCCGTGGCGACGGGTACGGCAGAACGTCGCCCTGGCGCTGCTCAACTCGCCCGAGGCGCGCGACCGGGACCGACTGGCCGAGGCGACGCTCGCCGAGGTCGGTCTGTCCGCGAAGCTGGACGCCTGGCCGCGCGAGCTGTCCGGCGGGCAGGCCCAGCGGGTGTCGCTGGCCCGGGCGCTGGTCAGCAACCCGGCGCTGCTGCTGCTCGACGAGCCGTTCAGCGCGCTGGACGCGCTCACCCGGATCGACATGCACCAGCTGGTGATCGAATTGTGGCGGCGCCACTCCATGGCCGTCCTGCTCGTCACCCACGACGTCGACGAGGCGCTCGCCCTCGCCGACCGCGTCGTCCTCATGGACTCCGGGCGCCTGGCCCGCAGCTGGGAGCTCACCATGCCCTGCACGGACCGGGAGCCCTCGCGCCCGGAGATCGCGGAGGCCCGCGCCGAGATCATGCACGCCCTCGGCGTCCAGCCCCTCCCGCCCAACCCCCGTCGTCAGCAGCTCGAGAAGCAAGGAGCAGCATGA
- a CDS encoding sensor histidine kinase, with amino-acid sequence MSEDESLIEPEPSRLRSLTDLYPDGILGAQAHGPVTLLNRQAARLLGTDTEAALGRPIAEVLRLYDLEGASWLQRNRPFESLGIRQGIPEQSWLNQAGEEVLTTARLIRQEHLGPVVGVAVSLRTGRGRARLDRERSDLLATVSHELRSPLSGVKGFVQVMLNRWEQLQDEQKKMMLRTVHSDADRLSRLIAELLDIARLDTGRLSLAPRPSDAATLVGRVVESVQAGTARPIEADTPEGLPQVWADPDKLTQVVTNLVENAVRHGEGTVRVRLEPGGDDVRILVEDEGDGIPEEMRRRVFTKFWTTGVGGSGLGLYLAHGLVTAHGGAIEIGETGDGGARVCVRWPTRPPA; translated from the coding sequence GTGAGCGAGGACGAGTCCCTGATCGAGCCGGAGCCGTCGCGGCTGCGGTCGCTCACCGACCTCTACCCCGACGGCATCCTCGGTGCGCAGGCCCACGGGCCGGTGACCCTGCTGAACCGGCAGGCGGCGCGACTGCTCGGCACCGACACCGAGGCGGCACTGGGGCGCCCGATCGCCGAGGTCCTGCGCCTCTACGACCTCGAGGGAGCGAGCTGGCTGCAGCGCAACCGGCCCTTCGAGAGCCTCGGGATCCGCCAGGGGATCCCCGAGCAGTCCTGGCTCAACCAGGCCGGCGAGGAGGTCCTCACCACCGCGCGGCTGATCCGCCAGGAGCACCTCGGTCCCGTGGTCGGGGTCGCCGTCAGCCTCCGGACCGGCCGGGGGCGGGCCCGGCTGGACCGCGAGCGCAGCGACCTGCTGGCCACCGTCTCCCACGAGCTCCGGTCGCCGCTGAGCGGCGTGAAGGGATTCGTCCAGGTCATGCTCAACCGCTGGGAGCAGCTGCAGGACGAGCAGAAGAAGATGATGCTGCGCACGGTGCACAGCGACGCCGACCGGCTCTCCCGGCTGATCGCCGAGCTGCTCGACATCGCCCGCCTCGACACCGGCCGCCTGAGCCTGGCGCCCCGCCCCAGCGACGCCGCGACCCTGGTCGGGCGGGTCGTCGAGTCCGTCCAGGCCGGCACCGCCCGGCCGATCGAGGCCGACACGCCCGAGGGGCTGCCGCAGGTGTGGGCCGACCCGGACAAGCTGACCCAGGTGGTCACCAACCTGGTCGAGAACGCCGTACGCCACGGCGAGGGCACGGTGCGCGTGCGCCTGGAGCCCGGCGGGGACGACGTACGCATCCTGGTCGAGGACGAGGGCGACGGCATCCCCGAGGAGATGCGGCGCCGGGTGTTCACCAAGTTCTGGACCACCGGCGTCGGCGGGTCCGGGCTGGGCCTCTACCTCGCCCACGGCCTGGTGACCGCCCACGGCGGCGCGATCGAGATCGGCGAGACCGGCGACGGCGGGGCCCGCGTCTGCGTGCGGTGGCCCACCCGTCCGCCCGCCTGA
- a CDS encoding ABC transporter permease: MSTTTPSVAAAAPTRARRQPRRPGAGRSRLAFLRRAISPLLIIAIWQALSSAGILTEDTIASPAQIATTAGELIADGRLQSAVLTSVQRVALGFLIGAAIGLVTAVLAGLSRVGEDAIDPPMQMLRTLPHFGLIPLFIIWFGIGETPKLALIAMGVAFPLYLNTFGGIRNIDTKVSEAAKAMGLTWRQRVRHVVIPGALPQTLVGLRQSLGVAWLSLIVAETISADSGLGYMINLAREFQQTDVIVVGLAVYSLLGLATDSIVRLAERRALTWRS, from the coding sequence ATGTCCACCACGACTCCCTCGGTGGCGGCTGCGGCCCCCACCCGTGCCCGTCGACAACCGCGCCGGCCAGGTGCGGGGCGCTCCCGCCTCGCCTTCCTCCGCCGAGCCATCTCGCCGCTCCTGATCATCGCGATCTGGCAGGCGCTCAGCAGCGCCGGGATCCTCACCGAGGACACCATCGCCTCGCCCGCGCAGATCGCCACGACCGCGGGGGAGCTGATCGCCGACGGCCGGCTGCAGTCCGCCGTACTCACCTCCGTCCAGCGGGTCGCCCTCGGCTTCCTCATCGGCGCGGCCATCGGCCTGGTGACCGCGGTCCTGGCCGGCCTCTCCCGGGTCGGCGAGGACGCGATCGACCCGCCGATGCAGATGCTGCGCACCCTGCCCCACTTCGGCCTGATCCCGCTGTTCATCATCTGGTTCGGCATCGGGGAGACGCCCAAGCTGGCGCTGATCGCGATGGGTGTCGCCTTCCCGCTCTACCTCAACACCTTCGGCGGCATCCGCAACATCGACACCAAGGTGAGCGAGGCCGCCAAGGCGATGGGCCTCACCTGGCGCCAGCGGGTGCGGCACGTGGTGATCCCCGGTGCCCTCCCCCAGACGCTCGTCGGGCTGCGACAGTCCCTCGGCGTCGCCTGGCTCTCGCTGATCGTCGCCGAGACCATCAGCGCCGACTCCGGCCTGGGCTACATGATCAACCTGGCCCGGGAGTTCCAGCAGACCGACGTGATCGTGGTCGGGCTGGCCGTCTACAGCCTGCTCGGCCTCGCCACCGACTCCATCGTCCGCCTCGCCGAGAGAAGGGCCCTCACATGGCGCTCCTGA
- a CDS encoding response regulator transcription factor, translating into MRQRRVLLVEDDRVINDSLADRLRAEGYDVQQAFDGPTAVDLHAEGAPDVVLLDLMLPGLDGLEVCRRIQAERPVPVLMLTARDEEADILVGLAVGADDYLTKPFRMREVVARVAALLRRVDRAAELAADPDDQRRVGDLTIDGRTRRVTVAGEEVHLTPTEFDLLACLAREPGRVLARERLLAEVWDWPDAALARGGTRTVDSHVKALRAKVGAARVRTVHGVGYALEPVDG; encoded by the coding sequence ATGCGGCAGCGACGGGTGCTTCTGGTCGAGGACGACCGGGTGATCAACGACTCCCTCGCCGACCGGCTCCGCGCCGAGGGGTACGACGTCCAGCAGGCCTTCGACGGCCCGACCGCGGTCGACCTGCACGCCGAGGGCGCGCCGGACGTCGTCCTGCTCGACCTGATGCTCCCCGGCCTCGACGGCCTGGAGGTCTGCCGCCGGATCCAGGCCGAGCGGCCCGTACCGGTGCTCATGCTCACCGCGCGCGATGAGGAGGCCGACATCCTGGTCGGACTCGCGGTCGGCGCCGACGACTACCTCACCAAGCCCTTCCGGATGCGCGAGGTGGTGGCCCGGGTCGCGGCGCTGCTGCGGCGCGTGGACCGGGCCGCGGAGCTGGCCGCGGACCCCGACGACCAGCGCCGGGTCGGCGACCTCACCATCGACGGCCGGACCCGCCGGGTCACCGTCGCGGGGGAGGAGGTGCACCTGACGCCCACCGAGTTCGACCTGCTCGCCTGCCTGGCCCGCGAGCCCGGCCGGGTGCTTGCTCGCGAGCGGCTGCTCGCCGAGGTCTGGGACTGGCCCGACGCCGCCCTCGCCCGGGGCGGCACGCGCACCGTCGACAGCCACGTGAAGGCGCTGCGCGCCAAGGTGGGTGCGGCTCGCGTCCGCACCGTGCACGGCGTCGGCTATGCGCTGGAGCCCGTCGATGGCTGA
- a CDS encoding ABC transporter substrate-binding protein, which produces MNQHARTTRRTRPGARSLAAAIAASLLALTGCGGSAIGNEEAVNDDGSVDLEKVTLVVGDQKGGSQALLRAAGELDDVPYEIQWKEFTSGPPLLEALDAGSLHVGGVGNTPPLFAAAANGNFQAIQAATYGGTGDAIVVPQDSDITSVKDLKGKSVAVTQGSSANYNLLAQLDEAGVGYQDIEVQNLQPADALAAFDAGHVDAWAIWEPFTSQAEQEAGARVITTGEDVVNGYVFQVASDEALDDPAATAALKDYVARIARAQKWSATHRKAWARVWSEETGLPYRNTLAATRKRKIELVPITKEVIESEQQMADTFVDNELLPEQFDVAPFFTDRFNRFTTGAPAEGASSGNASSEGAEG; this is translated from the coding sequence ATGAACCAGCACGCCCGCACCACCCGTCGTACCCGCCCCGGAGCCCGGAGCCTCGCCGCCGCGATCGCGGCCTCCCTGCTCGCCCTGACCGGCTGCGGCGGCTCCGCCATCGGCAACGAGGAGGCGGTCAACGACGACGGCTCGGTCGACCTAGAGAAGGTCACCCTCGTCGTCGGCGACCAGAAGGGCGGCTCCCAGGCACTCCTCCGGGCCGCCGGCGAGCTCGACGATGTCCCCTACGAGATCCAGTGGAAGGAGTTCACGTCCGGGCCTCCCCTCCTGGAGGCGCTGGACGCCGGCTCGCTGCACGTCGGCGGCGTCGGCAACACCCCGCCGCTCTTCGCGGCGGCGGCGAACGGCAACTTCCAGGCCATCCAGGCCGCGACGTACGGCGGCACCGGCGACGCGATCGTCGTACCCCAGGACTCCGACATCACGAGCGTGAAGGACCTCAAGGGCAAGAGCGTCGCCGTCACCCAGGGCAGCTCGGCGAACTACAACCTGCTCGCACAGCTGGACGAGGCCGGTGTCGGCTACCAGGACATCGAGGTGCAGAACCTCCAGCCGGCCGACGCGCTCGCCGCCTTCGACGCAGGTCACGTCGACGCCTGGGCGATCTGGGAGCCGTTCACCTCCCAGGCCGAGCAGGAGGCCGGCGCCCGGGTGATCACGACCGGCGAGGACGTCGTCAACGGCTACGTCTTCCAGGTCGCCTCCGACGAGGCGCTGGACGATCCGGCCGCCACCGCCGCCCTCAAGGACTACGTCGCCCGGATCGCCCGTGCGCAGAAGTGGTCGGCCACCCACCGCAAGGCGTGGGCCCGGGTGTGGTCGGAGGAGACCGGCCTGCCCTACCGCAACACCCTGGCGGCCACGAGGAAGCGGAAGATCGAGCTGGTCCCGATCACCAAGGAGGTCATCGAGTCCGAGCAGCAGATGGCCGACACGTTCGTCGACAACGAGCTGCTGCCCGAGCAGTTCGACGTGGCGCCGTTCTTCACCGACCGGTTCAACCGGTTCACCACCGGCGCGCCCGCGGAGGGCGCCTCGTCGGGGAACGCCTCGTCGGAAGGGGCCGAGGGATGA